The following nucleotide sequence is from Podospora bellae-mahoneyi strain CBS 112042 chromosome 1 map unlocalized CBS112042p_1, whole genome shotgun sequence.
CCATGACCATGATGCGGAGCGGCTAGACTGCTAgagaagaaacagaaacagaagCTATGGATACCGGTGGGTTGTGGCCGTTGTCCCCACCCTCCCGCGCTGCCCGCCGAGATCAGCAATTTTACCCGTTTGGCTGGGGGAATTTCCGAACATCCCatcaatcacctcctcaacactTCCCCCGGGGCGGGCGCCGGGCAGTTTCCAAGAGACCGGAACCTACCCAAGAACTGCAAATCGACCAAATGAATCACGCACTTCCTTGCTTGTGTTGCTCTCTGATTGGGCATAATTAGGACACCACCATTGCATGTCTGGGCAGAGACACCACTCAGTGGGACATGGGCATCTCTGTTCCCGGCACCCTTCCCTTTGCCTTCGTCTCTCCGAAACAGGACCCATGGGTATTTTGcgccatcccccaccacgGAGGAACCACGCtcgaaccaccaccaccacaacgaCCCGACACCTTGGCTGCTTAATCTAGGATAATTTGCCGGATTGGCCTGCATGGCTTGCAGGGAAGAGAAGTTTTGATCTATTGTGATAGGCCGGGAAGTCCCGACTGAGTTTCCAGGGACACGGGTGTCgattttgatgatgctggaggCATCTTGACGATGATTTTGGCCGGTAGGTAGACCAGAGTCGAATACCGAAAAGAATCGGTAGGACCAACTTGACGGCACCACGGATCTTActtgagaagaagacgatAGTTTGCTGTGAATTACCACACTATCCTCCTTCGCGGATGCATTAGCCTGCACAGAAAGGAGCCGTTTCGCTGCACCTGCAGGGGCAGGCACCCACGACATGGTTCCATACTGGGGACGCTCCGGGCAGCGGGGCATGGGCAGGTCGAACGGAGTCCCAACTGGAGTCGCGGCTCACCCCTTTTGGCCCTTTGGAATCATGGGATTATCCCTCCAAAGGGGGCCTGGTGCCTtcacaaaccccctcttGGCCATCCTTGGGGTGGAATGGCCCGTCTGCTGGGTCTTTTGCCAAAAGGCGATAAAGCGTCGGCAACCTGCTTTGACGGTAAGACTTTTTCTCTCCCGGTTATGTGCGTGAAGGACCTCTAGCATCACGCACTGCAATCCTCTCTCATTTTCCCCCCCATCCGACAAAAGAGGCATATCAAAGATATTGATCTTTGTACTTGCAAGGAGACCCCTGTCATCCCTTttcacacaccacacacacacacacaccccatCACGAAGCTCAACCGCAGATATATCGACCGATCGACTGCCTTCTGGCCTTCTGCTCTTGTTCTCCAAGCCGGACGTGATCACTTATTAGCATTGCTATTTTTATTCATTTTTTCGCTGACGTTCATAACTGGAGTTTTTGTATCTCGGTGTAACCACATTAATGAGACAACCCCATGCCATTTCTGCATAGTACGCTTACCAGCGAGACGGCCCCGGGTCGCCTTGTCCCACATGGGAACCTTTCTGTCGGATCCAGGCTTATACAGACTTATAGGAATTCTTGACTCCAGGTTTCACCTCGTGGTGGCTCATCATTGAATTTTGCTACTTGCGGGTATGtgaccttttcttttgttgctggcgTCTGTAGGCCAACATGGATACACGCATACATATTGGGACGTGATCACTTTGGGCTGCTTATCGTCTGGGGGCCATATGATCGAGATGTGGCTTATGGTTGACTGTTTAAGAGCGAGCTACTCATCATCCTTCCGCCATTATCTCCCTTTGGATACTCATCTGATCTCACCCCCGAGCAGAAATCGCACCGGTTGGACTCGACTAACGGATCCCCCCTAATAGGACGGTTCAACTGGCGGAATTCAGTTCGGTATCTCCGGTTTTTTTGGAGGACATAAGTTGTCATTGTGTAATTCGGTTTTGCCTCTATCGCCAAAGAACCACACTTGAAATCGCCCAACATGGCCAAACTCAAGCTCAGTTCCATCTTCAGCCCCAGCAGCTCCAACAATGCTGCCTCGACAACAGAGGGAGGGACCAAAGACCTCAAAAAGTCCAACCGCCGCTCCTTCTCGGCCCTCTCTGCTTCCCTCCTCGGTACCAAGGACACGGAGACGAACGGTACTAGCGCTGCTACCTCGTCCAAGTCTGCTACCCCATCCGTGGCCCCGGGTCCGGCGGCACCGGCCACAACGTCAGAGATGGTCGCCTTGGCCCAAAAGATCACCAGGGAGACAGAGAAGCTCGAGGCCTACATGAAGGAGCATGACCTCCCCATGCCGAGCTTTGACGCCAGTGCCCCAGCAGATTTCCCCAAGCTCCCGGATGAAATTGCCCAGAGCAGGAAGGCGATTATCTCGGCGACGAAGGAGCTGGGGCTGTTGGCTCATGGGCCGAGGGAGAGTGTGAGatgggggatttgggaggtgcgtttttttttttattcttcgctcccaccgccacctcaCAATACTGACTTGTGCTCCAGTTCCTTGACAcgctcgccctcgccgccatcaaccactATGGCATCGCCAAGCTCGTTCCCCTCGAcgcccccatctccctcgccgacCTCCAGGCCAAAACCACGCTCGatcccatcaacctcgcccGTTTGATCCGtctcgccatcaccaacaagatcTTTTACGAGCCCACCCCCGGCTTCATCGCCCACACGGCCGCCTCCAGGGTCCTGGCAGAGGACTCTGACCTCCAGGCCTGGGTCGGCTTCAACGGGGAGgacatcctccccgcctccgcccACGTCCTCCAAGCCCTGCAAACCCATCCCGaggccacctccctcacccggACCGGGTTTCAGTTTGCCTTCAACACCGTCGACAAAGAACCCATGTTTGTCACCTTTGGCAAGGACCCCGACAGAGCCAAGCGCATGGGGAAAGCGATGGTGTCGCTGACGGGCGGGGAGGGCTACGAGCCGTTTTGGTTCGTCGACGTGGAAAGGGGCGGGTATGACTTCGGTGAGATTGACGCGAGGGGGGGAACGTTGGTCGACGTGGGCGGCAGCCACGGCTTCATGTGCGTCGCCCTGGCGGAGAGGTGGAAGAACATGAAGTTTGTCGTGCAGGACCTGCAAAAGACGGTCGACAGCGCGCCGAAGCCGATCTCGTCCGACCCTCAGGTCGCCGAGCGGATCACGCTGCTGCCTCACGATTTCTTTACCGAGCAGGTGACCAAGGAGGCGGACGTCTACTTCTTCCGCTGGATCCTCCACAATTACTCGACCCCCTACGCGCTCCAGATCCTCCGCAACCTCGTCCCCGCCCTCAAGCCGGGCGCCCGCATCATTATTAATGATCACTGCCTGTTTGAGGGGTCGGGGCAGGAAGACCCCTGGGACGAAAAGGTCATGCGCCGCATGGATGTCGTGATGCTCAGTCTGCTCAACGCGCAGGAGCGTACCGAGTCCGAGTTCAGAGAGTTGTTCGCCAAggccggggaggggaatCAAAAGGGGGAGTTTGTTTTCAAGgtaatatttttttatttttttacttttctcAACAATACGTCTCTTTTTGCTTATGGTGAATGTTAGCTGACagagttgggggggggaaataGGGCGTCAAAAGACCAGAAGGCTGCAGAATGAGTATCATCGAGGCGGTCTGGCAGCTCAGGGAGGAGGCTCCTACTGTTGcggctgtcgaggaggtcaaggaaggggaggagacccctgctgctgttgaagagcCCAAGACTGAGGAAAAGGCTGAGTGAAAGGATGCTTTCAAGATCTGCTGAGCACGTTGCTGTTTCATATGGGCCCATTTGTTTAGCGCGCAACAAGCATCATTCATAGTTACATAA
It contains:
- a CDS encoding uncharacterized protein (EggNog:ENOG503NWHF; COG:S), with protein sequence MAKLKLSSIFSPSSSNNAASTTEGGTKDLKKSNRRSFSALSASLLGTKDTETNGTSAATSSKSATPSVAPGPAAPATTSEMVALAQKITRETEKLEAYMKEHDLPMPSFDASAPADFPKLPDEIAQSRKAIISATKELGLLAHGPRESVRWGIWEFLDTLALAAINHYGIAKLVPLDAPISLADLQAKTTLDPINLARLIRLAITNKIFYEPTPGFIAHTAASRVLAEDSDLQAWVGFNGEDILPASAHVLQALQTHPEATSLTRTGFQFAFNTVDKEPMFVTFGKDPDRAKRMGKAMVSLTGGEGYEPFWFVDVERGGYDFGEIDARGGTLVDVGGSHGFMCVALAERWKNMKFVVQDLQKTVDSAPKPISSDPQVAERITLLPHDFFTEQVTKEADVYFFRWILHNYSTPYALQILRNLVPALKPGARIIINDHCLFEGSGQEDPWDEKVMRRMDVVMLSLLNAQERTESEFRELFAKAGEGNQKGEFVFKGVKRPEGCRMSIIEAVWQLREEAPTVAAVEEVKEGEETPAAVEEPKTEEKAE